A region of Mycolicibacterium brumae DNA encodes the following proteins:
- a CDS encoding NAD(P)/FAD-dependent oxidoreductase — protein sequence MAHSIVIGAGMVGLATAWHLQERGVEVTVIDRAGVAAGSSWGNAGWLTPGKAIPLADPSLWTYGPTALLDPDAALHVPLRVDVNLWSFLARFAAHGTRRAWDATMAALTPIDKIALGCFDELSAGGVQAWTREGPFVIGFAQPSDATAFLREIEGARRHGQDVPLTPLDDPRELCPILSERATAAYRLDGQRFLEPGPYLEALGESVVERGANLRVGAAVTTVVGGPHPAVVLATGERLEADSVVVATGAWLPKLARGLGVRTRVQAGRGYSFTVKTDVPVEHPLYLPKQRIACTPYQGRFRIAGTMEFRRPDEPPQPRRIQAIVNQVRELLTGVDLDDRHDEWVGSRPVTPDGLPLVGATRSPGVFVGGGHGMWGIVLGPATGKMLAKQIVTGEVDPTIAPFDPLR from the coding sequence GTGGCGCATTCCATCGTGATCGGCGCGGGGATGGTGGGTCTGGCCACCGCGTGGCATTTGCAGGAGCGCGGTGTCGAGGTCACCGTCATCGACCGCGCGGGTGTGGCAGCCGGGTCGTCCTGGGGCAACGCCGGCTGGTTGACTCCCGGCAAGGCGATCCCGCTGGCGGACCCGAGCCTGTGGACCTACGGTCCCACCGCGCTGCTGGATCCCGATGCGGCACTGCACGTTCCGCTGCGCGTCGACGTCAACCTGTGGTCGTTCCTGGCGCGTTTCGCCGCGCACGGCACCCGGCGGGCCTGGGACGCCACCATGGCCGCCCTCACCCCGATCGACAAGATCGCGCTGGGCTGCTTCGACGAGCTGTCCGCTGGCGGGGTCCAGGCATGGACCCGGGAGGGCCCGTTTGTGATCGGGTTCGCCCAGCCGTCGGACGCCACCGCGTTCCTGCGGGAGATCGAGGGCGCGCGGCGGCATGGTCAGGACGTGCCGCTCACCCCTCTAGACGATCCGCGCGAGCTGTGCCCGATCCTGTCGGAGCGGGCGACGGCCGCCTACCGGCTGGACGGTCAACGATTCCTCGAGCCGGGGCCGTACCTGGAGGCGCTCGGCGAGTCGGTGGTCGAGCGCGGGGCGAATCTGCGGGTCGGCGCCGCGGTCACCACCGTCGTCGGCGGTCCGCATCCGGCCGTCGTGCTGGCCACCGGGGAGCGGCTGGAGGCCGACTCGGTGGTCGTCGCCACCGGCGCGTGGCTGCCGAAACTGGCGCGCGGGCTCGGGGTGCGCACCCGCGTGCAGGCCGGTCGCGGCTACTCGTTCACCGTGAAAACCGATGTGCCGGTTGAGCATCCGCTGTACCTGCCCAAGCAGCGCATCGCCTGCACCCCGTATCAGGGGCGGTTCCGGATCGCCGGGACCATGGAGTTCCGTCGGCCCGACGAGCCGCCGCAGCCGCGCCGGATCCAGGCAATCGTCAACCAGGTTCGGGAACTGCTGACCGGGGTGGACCTCGACGATCGGCACGACGAATGGGTGGGCTCGCGTCCGGTCACCCCGGACGGGCTTCCGCTGGTGGGCGCGACCCGATCGCCCGGGGTGTTCGTCGGTGGGGGACACGGGATGTGGGGCATCGTGCTGGGTCCGGCGACCGGGAAGATGCTGGCCAAACAGATCGTCACCGGGGAAGTGGACCCGACCATCGCCCCGTTCGACCCGCTGCGCTGA
- a CDS encoding VOC family protein encodes MALHWKLVIDCTDANAIADFWAHALGYQVEDPSALIEHLLSERQLPESAVAEHGGGKRFAGLAAVRHPHDPFDAFSGVGHGRRILFQQISEPKAGKNRLHIDVHDDGGDLDALVLRLEQLGATRVGLVDQGPAGRWWVMRDPEGNEFCACG; translated from the coding sequence GGCGCTGCACTGGAAGCTGGTCATCGACTGCACGGATGCCAACGCGATCGCCGATTTCTGGGCGCACGCGCTGGGCTACCAGGTCGAGGACCCCAGCGCGCTGATCGAGCACCTGCTCTCGGAGCGGCAGCTACCGGAGTCCGCGGTGGCCGAGCACGGCGGCGGCAAGCGGTTCGCGGGTCTCGCGGCGGTCCGGCATCCCCATGACCCGTTCGACGCGTTCAGCGGCGTGGGGCACGGCCGCCGGATCCTGTTCCAGCAGATTTCGGAGCCGAAAGCGGGCAAGAACCGCCTGCACATCGATGTGCACGACGACGGCGGGGACCTCGACGCCCTGGTCCTGCGCCTTGAGCAACTCGGCGCGACGCGGGTGGGGCTTGTGGATCAGGGGCCCGCGGGTCGCTGGTGGGTGATGCGCGATCCGGAGGGCAACGAGTTCTGCGCCTGCGGTTGA